From the genome of Primulina huaijiensis isolate GDHJ02 chromosome 11, ASM1229523v2, whole genome shotgun sequence:
TTTGAATTGCATTCTGCCTTCAAAGCAACAACATGCTGTGCAGAATGATCTTTCTCATCACCAGGAATGCACCGCAGAAAAGTCCAAGAGAATCCATCAGAAAGAAGATTCATCAACCCAACACTGGACCGAAGACTTGAGTAAACCTGCATTGATAATTAAAACTTATTTTGCGAGCAATTAAAAGCACAAGTCCCAAAACAAAGAGTCGAAGCTTCTTTCTCAAATGGAACTTCAAGGAAGAACcaagaatgatatcaaactgATAGAGAAAGTGCATTGGATTTGGCATGAAAGGGAGCTCACTGGATAAAGTACACTGGATTTGACATTATGGCAGCTGCCCATATTCTacgatttcaaatttaattctaAAGTAGACTTACTTTGACATAATGGACCCTGCATCAGGCAAGAATGAACAAAGAAATACATGGACCCATGAGAATGGTGCGTGTGGGGTCCATGAGGCCTATGCAAATTTTGCACGAAGGAGCTTACCAAAGAAAAAATGGACATGTGTAAGCAATTTAGAGTTGAGCACAAAGCAACACCATGGACCATGATTTGGTCCAAGGTTCGTCTGTGCATGCGCAAGAATTGAAGAAAGAAGAACACCGAGGCAGAGGCTGAtgcatgtataaaaaaaaagcaAGCACGGACCCAACACGGGTCAGTATGTTCCAAATgcaaaaaatctgaaatttttaaAGGAATAATATTCTTGCAAGATTCTTCCGATATCAGAATTTCATTTCGGAAAAAATTAGAAATACAGATGGAATTATTGGACTTTCTTTTTATGACTTTGAGATTGACAGTTGGGCTTTGAGGCAAGAGTTCAAGGCTGAAAAAGCAATCTGTAGCAAGGATTTTCAGGGATAATAAGCACTCAGTTTGGATTTTCGAGGATAATAAGCACTCAAAAACTGAGTCTATGTTTGGACAAGTACTTTAAAAACGTTTCCAGTGTTTTATAAGTGAAAAAACTTAAATTATGTGTTTCGAcaagatttttgtaaaaaatttatgaaaatattttttaaaaaaatgttctcCAAATATAACTTTTAAAGAATGATTGAGAGGTGTTTTTCTAATGTTTTtagaacttttaaaatatttttaacagtaaaaacatttttatagaATGGTTGTTCAAActcatatttattcttaaaatgacatttaaaatcttttataaaatttttgtgaaaaacaattttataaaaacGTTTTATAAGCACTTGTCCAAATGGAGCCTgcgattttttttagttttctgAATTGATTGTGATGTTTCCAAAtagtttttcatttattttttcccATATTTATGGAGTAAATTCTATTTGACTAAGGTCATGACGTCATGTTAGGGTCAAACTACCTTATGTTATGAACATGGGTTTATATTTAATCGAATATCATCTTTGTTTGCTAAAAGCCTCTTGGGTTGATGGCACAACCTCTTCTATTTAAGAGAGAGGGGCGGTAAGTTCAAGTCTCCCCACCCCACAATGTATATTGGTTTAATATCGTGTGTGGATAAGCAAACCaattacaattattattttgaaaggaATTGATTAAACATATCTTTAAAATACCAAATAACACTTAACAAAATTGAGTAGAtatagaatttaatttttttggtatgCATGGCTTTAAATGACAATTGATTTTAATGTGAGCTGATGTGTTTTTAGCTAgttaaaatttaaatctaaaaaaagactaataaataaatttggaaaTTTTGTTGTAAATTGAGCAATATCTAGAGGTTTGATTATTTTGAATATGTGGCAAGCATTACATAGTTAGGTAAAGGCAGTAGCTTAATCGttttttgatatgaaatttttgACTATTCAAACTCTTGTTTTCTctgatttttagaaaatactagTTTCAATTTATTCAATTTAGTTAGCAAAACCATAATTTCCAACTTAATAATTTTGTCTCACTTAagctatttaaatattatcctAGTAATTAAATGATAGTCCATGTGGGAATGACTCAAATTTAATTCTGATTACATTGCAACTTATCGTAGTGCACTTATTGGTAACGTCACATTTAGGCAACCAAAAAGCAAAAGACCTAACAAAAATGTGGATAAGTGTGTGCAATACATGTTATGTACCCGCTTAAAGATAATCAGATTATGATTATAAGAAGTATAACATATACCTTGTAACAACTTTCACTACAAAACCAGGTATCTGAGTCCAATCCAATTTCCTTGCCCTTCCCGTCCATGCATGTTTCATGATCTGTttgcaggtattaaatgattagACTATAATATTAACTGGCAAAGAAACAAAAACCTGGGATTTACATGAGAGGAGAGCAGAAAAAGATGCTACAAGCTACGAATCAACATAATATACTAAAGCAAATTAATTTTATGCGTCTGTTACATGAAAGTTCAAGAAAGCACTAAGATTACAACAACTGATGATCAAATATCAAGATCTTCATTGCAGAACATAtgatattacaaaaatatttaacaaatccAGATGGAACTTACATTTATGCTCACACTGAGAGCAGTTCAGAGCCCTGTGCAATTTCGAAGGTTCTTTATCACTAACTGCATCACCACAAATTTGGCAACGACATTGTGGACAATACCAGCTTCCCTCAGGAAGCTCCTGAAAAAAGCAGATCATTCGCACATGAGTTTATTTCCATACAGTCAAGCAGCGTACAAATCAGGATCCAAAAGTATCCCTCAGGCCACTGGTCGCTGCTTAGAGAGGCCAGAAGCCAGCAGATTCAGGACATGCTTGCTCCTTATTAGGAAAGAGACACATGAATAGTCATTCCACTCAGTTTCAGGTTTGAacctttggaaaaaaaattgaggAATGGTAGAAACCACACAAGTTGATGAATTATTACACAAAGAAAAAAGTAGCAGATCATTTTATTGCAGACATATGCCAAGATGAATCATGTTACTTTGACTAGCAAAAAATTCAGCATAGCATTTGCTAGAAAAACCCAAATTCACCGCATATGTTTGGGCACTGAGTCCGTTAATATGTACATCAGTGACCAACCCAAAAACCAAAGGGAATCTGATCAGTGCCTCATTTTTGTGCCAATAGCAGATAATGCAAATTCATTCCAAGTCAGAAAATGTTCTCAATCAAGTGAAGATATTGGGCTTCCAGATCTTATATAGTGCAGATTTTTTATGTTGGAAGAACAGTTTTGCATCCAACAGCAAAAGCCTAACTGCTGATAACCAGAAAGAAAGTCTTATGTTAAAATAGAAACATTTTCCAAAATAGGCATCAACGACATTACATCAGAAGCACCTCAAAACTAAACTCCACACacgcataaaaaaaataacgaagaattttaaaaaattcagctCCATTTCTCTTCAAAATATTCAGTCAAATCATCATCTGCCACTTCAAATCAAAcattcaaaattaaattattatatactcacacatctttctTATTGAATTTTTCAAACAAACCTCATTTATTTCATAGTTCATACTCTTCATTCagttattttattacatatcaactttcaaattaatctccaaataccatatttttttcgAAATACTACACTTTCTTCTCAAATATTTTGAGCTTAATAGAGTGAAAGATAATAAAACCAATAATATTTCTTAACTCATAAAAAAGTTCTCGAGTATGAAATACAATGATTTGGAGCCACAAAAATGTGACAACGATGCGAACAACTTTTTCTAGGATTCATTAACAAATTGCtaacttagatttttatttttgtccTTGTCTTCCCACCGGTAGGAGGTTGTAACGGTTTCCAACACAAATGATATGAAACTTCTCTTCCTTTTCAACTGATTTTGGTAGGTAAACAGAAAAGAAAAAGTTGGACATTATTAACAAATAGCAAGAGCAAAATTTGAGAAGAACCATGAAGTTTGAACAAAATTACCAAGTATTCAACATGCTacatatcaaaatttcaattcaatGGAAAGAATCCAGTAGAAGCTGAAGTAAACTACTGGAGGTGCCATGTCGTTACATCAACACATCTCAACGTAGTCAATTGCTTATAATCTCAACATGTCACTCTAAAAAAATGATCGTCTCTAATTAGAAgccaaacatttttttttaaaatccatTCGACTCAACATATCCACAGAAACCTGTATAACATGCTAGCTATATCAGGCTGCATCAGTAACCAATTGCCATTTCAAAATTCAGTATATTAAATCAATTTAACAGGGAGCATAATTAGACATTTGAGGCATGGTAACCACTTAAGTAAACCAACTACAGTGAGTAGAATAATTGGTTGGTAATATGCATGAGATCAAGGCCAAGATTAAAGAAATTTTGAGACAGTGCTTGGTTTGCCAACCAAGTGGTAAATTAATCCATTCCATCTGGCAGACTGGGCTTAAGTTCAGAACAAACCTCATAGTCTACAGCTGGTCTTGACACGAGGGAAAAAAAATGCAACTAGAGTTTAATTAGGAAAAACAAACTGTCCTCTACCACCAATTcatgcaattattaaagaatCCATATTCAAGTCCTAGGAAGAGGTTTGCACGAAAATTTTGGTTGTTAAaatatccaaaaatatttgattgtcacaaaaggaaaaaaaatagatgGCATTCAACAAAGACAAACCTGTTCAAACAAGCATGTCTGATGAAATGCAGAGGGACAGTTATCACAACATATCAATTCACCGACATCACCGCAACGGCCACAGCTATCATCATTTTGATCCATTTCATCAACTTGACCAGTTTGAGGAGTCTTTTGTCTTGACTCGTACTCAAGTGACCAGGCCTCAAGATGGCATAAGGTTAACGGCTTCCCAGACTCCATAAAAAGATTCACACAAGGACGATTTAACTTGAAACCACAATGACTCTTGAACTCAGAGATGGAAAGCAACTTATCACAACACCTGCATACAATCCCATCCCTGCTGATTAAACCATCTTTTATTATGGTGTCATTTTTCAGATTCCGGTACTGAATTATTTCATTCAGAGAAACAACACCAAAGTGAATTAACCAAGATAATACTGTTCTTGATTCAAAAGCAGACCATTTTCCTTCCAGGGTAAGCTTTGAACCCTTGCTAAGGTTCCTTGGAAGTAACCTGCAGCTGCCTTTGGGAGTCTTGCGCTTTCTCAGAGGTTTGGGTTTGCGTGAGGACCATTTCTTCATGGGTCtcgattttttagattttataaTGGCCGAAATTAAGAGATCATTATCATTTAGACCACATGTTTTAGATTTCTCAGATCCAAATCTATATTCATTCATTTTAGCTTCAGGGTAATTGGCTCTCATACCAAAATGATTTCCAGTCAATCTCATTTCAGATATTTTTCGTGATTTCTTATGAGCCTTTTTAATATAGCCAAACCTACCTTCTCGCTCAGATTTATCTAGGTAAAAGCTTGGAGAACTTGTGATGTTATCTTCAAGGGGGAAAACTGTCTGAGGTCCTCCAAGTAATTCAGGCACATTTTCAATTGGAACATCAAACAGACGGATGCCAAGTTGATCACAAGTGCTATCATCTCCAAAATCTTGCCTGATACACTGACGATGACCACTTGCCTCCAATCTAGAAATTTTTCTGTATTTAGAAGCAGGCTCAGCATCTGGTGAGATCAATAAACTTCTTTCTGCTTTGACTGTAATCCCTTCTTTCAGCAAGCGAATTGTCTTGTCAATGAACACTACTTTTGCAAAAGGATCCAGAAGAAACCATAAATGAGTCATAGCAGAAGTAGTTTCTAAAAGATTTAGTTTCTCGTCAATCTCTTTAACTGTAGTAGATAAGTCGGTCCACAACCCAGTCATATCAGTCCACTGCATGCAATCACTCTTCTGCATATAATCAGTGGCATCTGCCAACAAACTTTCACCACACAAATACCAAGCCCTGTGAAATTCACGAAATGGTCTCCCCCCTGGGGATTTGTAAACATATTCTCCAACCCCATTATATTTACTGTTCCGTTTTCGCCTCCCAATTACCCATCCTGCCTTTCTAAGCAAGCGATTGATGTGATACCGAAGAAGAGGACGGGGGTCGTTTTTTATGTCTGTCGGCATTGCAAACTCTTCTTCATCCAGTCTCAAAAAGCAGGAGTCTTTCCATTTTGGCTTAGATGGTCGATGAGTTTTCAACTTGTTAACAACAGAAACAAATGGATGGATAACTAGCAGCTTGCTTGCATGGCTCTCTTCAGAAATAGGCGAAGCGACGGCTTGACTTGTGGTTTCCTTCCTATCATTTTGATCTAAGGTAGATAATCTATTGCCACAGGTAACCAGATCATTAATTTGACATTCTTTGCTCGGGTCAACATGTTGCTTCAGCTGATAGCAACAAGATGTGATGCCTTGACGAGATGATTCAACTACATGATATCTTAAAGTGTGATTAGAGGGAACACCACCCTGTTGGGACAAACCTGAAACAATTCCTCCCGAAGGCGTTTCTGTTATCAAGATGTCTTCTAAATCAGGTTTCTCATCTGGCAAATGTCCAACTGATAACTTCACCTCATGATTACTTTGCGTAGATGAACATGAAACAATTCCTCCTGAAGGAACTGCTGTCATCAAGATGTCTTCTAAATCAGGTTTCTCATCTGGAAAATGCCCAACTGATGCCTTCACCTTGTGATTAATTTGCATAGATGATGTGAGGTCCTCAAAGAGACATTCTATCAGAGGTTTCCTCGTGAAATCCTCTTTTACAATATCTTCTTGACTGGTCAGTGATGACTTACCACTATTTGAGCAAAGTGACACATCTGCTGGCTTGATGTAGCAACAGTCATAATTAATGGCATCGGTATTAACAAATCCCTTATTACTACTGCTGTCGCATGCAAAAAAAACCTCTCTAAAAATCCTATACTCATCAACGGATCCCTCAAAACTATCGTCATGCAAATCATCAAACTGTTTGCAGCACAACGTTTTTGGTGATTGTGCCCCTACAGCATCACCCATTTTTCTCCTTGATATAAATTCTTGGAACAACTGAACTTCTCTCACTGCAAAATGCATTTTTGCAGCAAAATTAAACTCTAGTACTTCATGAAATAACACTCAATAAAATTGTGACCATGCagtgaaacaaaaaaaaatgcctGGAAAACATTGGCATATACAGATCAGTAGAGTGCGACATAAGGCAGCATGGAGGATGATAAGAATTATGTGAGAGTATCTCATTTTGATACATttgaattataattatttttcaaggtTGGCATATCAAAgccagaattttaaaatttctaattttgAACAGAACGGAGAATATGCCAACCTACAGAACCAAGTTCAATAATTGATGCCAAAAAGTTCTTGTACAAGGAAAAAAGGATTTGGGGGACACTTTGAAGATCACATAGTTTCCCAAACATCATGAAGCACAATTACTATGGAACAGCAAGTAGCAATCAATGTATGGTCGACAATAAAGGAAAACATAGTCAAGGAACTATATGTGGTACATCAGGGTGACATAATTGCAATAAAGTACAAGAATCCTCTCACGCTATGTATAGTCATGAGAATAAATCAAAGAATTGCAGTATCAAGCTAAAGCTTTAATCATACTTCTAGCTTAAAAAGGAAAGTATCATCAGTGATTCACAAGAAGATTAGTTGAAATAGACCTCCTCACCACCTCTTTTAAGTTCCGGGCCAAGTAATGGTGACAGTGACTCTTTAATATTGagtatgattttatttcatacaGAACTAAAATATACACGTGCATGAGGGAAAACACGTCGCGCATTCACATCGCCCAAGTTCGAATGCTTGTACTTGGGTTCACATGAAAATTTAGAGAGGATTTAGATAGTAAGAATCACATGCAACTTTTAACCTTAAAAGCCGCTGTTAGGAGATTATGCACTCTCACGAATAAatcataatttcttggaacattTCTAGCAAATCCTTGTTCGCACTACTCGAGAGAGCGCGATCCAGTTCCAAGTGTGTATAAACGTAAATTGCCATGACATAAACCACATTCATTTAGTTACGTAATCTGAGAGCAATTAATGCCGCGCATGCATAAGCGGATCATGCATTCAACTTGCAAACGAATTAATTTCACTCGAAAGATAGGATAGACCCATCGAATTCATCCACGCCGGTtacaaaaataaacatataaaaccaAAAGCTCAGCAAACCAAAAATCCACCTCGTAAGCCCTACAtttttataatcaaaatcaacaaaaatcaAAATCCAGCTCCACGAGCTGGATTCAGATTACAATCACAAAGGACGACAAATTATAATAGGAATACAAAAACTACGAAACATTAAAACACGAGGAAATGAGAAGAAGACAAAATTTTCACCTCTACGTTTGCATTTGCCGCGTAACAAAATTAGGGTTCATCCGAATCTCAAAATCGGAGAGGAGGTTTGTCTTCAGGCAATGCTGCGGCCCTCCTCACACGCAGAATGTGTGcgcaaaacaaaataaagaaagcataataaataaatagatagaTAAACAGAGGGCTTTGGAAAGAGCGAAACAGCTCTTCAAATCACAACAGATGTAAAGCATGAAACCAATTCCCAACTTCGAGCTACCTCACTTACTCNTCAATCCTATTGGGTAATTTTTATTCTTTACATAGGTTCtattggataatttttttgaGATATAATAGAAAATTTCTTCTAGGTCAACACAGCATGATTTTACATATTTtggataatatattttatttaaaaatattttgtacatacgagttaaaattttgaagaaagtatattaatatcatattggtcttgtttattattgaaaacttttttggaataaaacgctcaaaatatttttgatttggTCTTTTCTTTCAACTAAAAAATCTCTAATATGAAACTTGTTTCATGGATTATGGTTAGGGTTGAATTCCCTGTTATTTGAATACGTTGAATTCCCTGTTATTTGAATACAGGAAAATAGGGTTTATATGTATTTATCAGCAACAAATTAAACAAGCTCTCACCTGCACAAGGAATTCTCAAATTCCTGTGAAATTTGAAACAAATCAACAAAGCTTTCAGCTCCACGACCAATCGAGTTATAAACACCGACAATTTTCATG
Proteins encoded in this window:
- the LOC140988222 gene encoding increased DNA methylation 1, giving the protein MGDAVGAQSPKTLCCKQFDDLHDDSFEGSVDEYRIFREVFFACDSSSNKGFVNTDAINYDCCYIKPADVSLCSNSGKSSLTSQEDIVKEDFTRKPLIECLFEDLTSSMQINHKVKASVGHFPDEKPDLEDILMTAVPSGGIVSCSSTQSNHEVKLSVGHLPDEKPDLEDILITETPSGGIVSGLSQQGGVPSNHTLRYHVVESSRQGITSCCYQLKQHVDPSKECQINDLVTCGNRLSTLDQNDRKETTSQAVASPISEESHASKLLVIHPFVSVVNKLKTHRPSKPKWKDSCFLRLDEEEFAMPTDIKNDPRPLLRYHINRLLRKAGWVIGRRKRNSKYNGVGEYVYKSPGGRPFREFHRAWYLCGESLLADATDYMQKSDCMQWTDMTGLWTDLSTTVKEIDEKLNLLETTSAMTHLWFLLDPFAKVVFIDKTIRLLKEGITVKAERSLLISPDAEPASKYRKISRLEASGHRQCIRQDFGDDSTCDQLGIRLFDVPIENVPELLGGPQTVFPLEDNITSSPSFYLDKSEREGRFGYIKKAHKKSRKISEMRLTGNHFGMRANYPEAKMNEYRFGSEKSKTCGLNDNDLLISAIIKSKKSRPMKKWSSRKPKPLRKRKTPKGSCRLLPRNLSKGSKLTLEGKWSAFESRTVLSWLIHFGVVSLNEIIQYRNLKNDTIIKDGLISRDGIVCRCCDKLLSISEFKSHCGFKLNRPCVNLFMESGKPLTLCHLEAWSLEYESRQKTPQTGQVDEMDQNDDSCGRCGDVGELICCDNCPSAFHQTCLFEQELPEGSWYCPQCRCQICGDAVSDKEPSKLHRALNCSQCEHKYHETCMDGKGKEIGLDSDTWFCSESCYKVYSSLRSSVGLMNLLSDGFSWTFLRCIPGDEKDHSAQHVVALKAECNSKLAVAITILEECFLPMVDAKTGIDMIPQVIYNWGSQFARLNYSGFYTVILEKDDVVLSVASIRIHGVKVAELPLVATCNKYRRQGMCRRLISSIEEMLKSLKVEMLVVSAIPTLVETWTVGFGFQPLKEEEKRSLSETNMMVFPGAVWLKKPLYQNHGLDEKNGLQDASTSELTALGAFEGDVLTPEHDHLSDGSLYVHETDIKTRICNGELENMQSTEVQSNRIFQMYPTKLSFDEKEPAIPDCNAIPDCNSFAQENTAMTGTKNGDPENVGTAEEIESYGFLNQAYEQESGQLYDHNFSVEESNTTTKTPFHMVLSDEEHHFGLLQNGCSKDFSDVQDCGFFRDRGLNPSSDQLGSSS